CTGCGCTCCAGGCGGAGGACCTCGACGTCACGACCGCCAAGGCCTATAGCAACGACGTCCCCGTGGGGCGCGTGATCTCCTCCGACCCCGCAACAGGGGCCGAAGTGCACAAAGGCACGCTCGTGCGTCTTACGCTCTCGCTGGGCCAAGAACTATTCGATGTGCCGCAGGTGCAGGGACAGCCAATTTCCGACGCCACCTCGGCCCTGGCAGACGCAGGATTCGAGAGCACCGAAACCCGCGCATATTCCTCGGATGTACCGAAAGATTCCGTGATCAGCCAGGAGCCCGCCGACACATCGCTGCCCCACGGAGCGACCATCACGCTTACCGTCAGCGACGGCCCCGAGCCCGTTGAGGTACCGAGCGTCGCGGGAAGCGAACGCAAAGCCGCCATCAAAGCACTCGAAGACGCGGGGCTCGTCGCGAAAGTCACCGAGCAGTACAACTCGAAAGTGCCGGCGGGGCAAGTCATCTCCCAGGACCCGGCGGGGGCCACTTCCGCGCTTCCCGGTAGCGAGGTGAAGGTTTCGATCTCGCTTGGCCCGAACCTCGTGGACGTGCCCGACGTTTTCCGCAAGAGTGAAGCGGATGCCCGTGCGGCGCTCGAGGGGGCCGGCCTCAAGGTCGAGGTCGTGTACGAGCGCGGAACCCCCGTGTTCGATCTCGTGTCGCAACAGTCCCAGCCGGGCGGCACGAAGGTGCCACGCGGCTCGACCGTCACGATTACGGTCTACTAAAGCCGATTAGCTCGGGCGGTTGCCAAGCATATCGGCGACGAGGAACGCGAGCTCAAGCGACTGCGAGTGGTTGAGACGGGGATCCACGAGAGTCTCGTAGCGATGCTGCAGCCCCTCTTCATCAAGCTCGCCTGAGCCACCGAGAACCTCGGTGACATCATCGCCCGTAAGCTCCATGTGAAGCCCGGCGGGTACGGTTCCGACCTCCCAGTGCGCTTCGAAGAAGCCCCGCACCTCGTCCATGATGTCGTCGAAGCGGCGAGTCTTGTAACCGTTCGAGCTCGTGATGGTGTTGCCGTGCATCGGGTCGGTTACCCAGACGGCCTCGATTCCCTCGCTCTTTGCGGCCTCGAGGAGCACGGGAAGCTTCTCGCGCACGTGTGCGGCACCCATGCGGCTCACGAAGGTGAGGCGGCCTGCCTCGCGCTCGGGGTCAAGAACATCGGCGAGGCGGAGCATATCTTCGACACTTGCGTTCGGGCCGAGCTTCACCCCAATCGGATTGCGCAGTTGCGACATGAAGTGCACGTGCGCGCCATCGAGCTGACGTGTACGTTCCCCAATCCAGAGGAAGTGCCCCGAGCAGCCGTAAATCTCCCCCGTGCGCGAATCAACGCGCGCAAGTGCTTCTTCGTAATCCAAAAGAAGCGCCTCGTGCGAGGAGTAGAACTCGACCATGCGAATGGGATCGAAGTCCACGCCGATCGCCTCCATGAAGCGCACGGCACGCTCGATGTCGTCCGCGACGCGCACGTACTTCGAGTAGGCGTCGGACTCCACGAAGCCCTTGTTCCAGGCCTGCACCTGCCTGAGGTCGGCGAAACCGCCTCCCGTGAACGCTCGCAAGAGATTAAGAGTCTGCGAAGCGGTCGTGTACATCTTCCACAGGCGTGAAGGATCCGGCACGCGGGATTCGGGCGTGAACTCATACCCGTTGACGGCATCGCCGCGGTAGCTCGGGAGGCTCACGCCATCGATCGTCTCGGTATCGCTCGAGCGAGGCTTCGCGAACTGTCCCGCCATGCGCCCCATTTTGATTGTGGGCAGGGACGCGCCATAGGTGAGGATCGCTGCCATCTGGAGGATCGTTTGAACCTTGTTCTTGATGCGATCTGCGGTCGAATCGGCGAAGGTCTCGGCGCAGTCGCCGCCCTGGAGCAAGAATGCCTCACCACGAGCTGCCTTCGCGAGATGCGTGCGAAGCAGGTCGACCTCGCCGGCGAACACGAGTGGTGGCGCTGCGCGAAGCTCATCAAACACCCGCGCGCGCTCCTCCTCATTCGGCCACGTGGGCTGCTGGATGCGCGGATATTCGCGCCACGACGAGAGTGCCTCAAGGTGGGCTGACGATTCGGAGAGCTCAAAGGGGTGGAAGCTCGCGGCAACGTTTCGGTTCTGGTAACTCACCCGGTCATAGTAGGCGAAACCTGCGTGCGGAGCATGTGCAGTCCACACGCGGTCGCGCTCAAACGCGCTCGTGCGCCTTCGCGCGCGAAGCCTTGAGGCTCTTCTTCACCTCGGAAGCGTACTCATCCACGTACTCTTGGCCGGACAAGTCGCGAATCGCCTCCATGAGAATATGCGCAAGGGCACGCAGCTCATCGCGCGAAGCGGGGGCATTGCTCGACACCCCGCCCCTGAGACGTGTCAACTCAGCGCGCATATCGAGCGTGGGGCCGATCGTCGTGTGCAGCGTCGCCCCTAGTTTCGGAAGAATGGATTTCTTCGAGCGCTGGGCCTCAAACGCACCAATTTCAGCAACGGGAAGAATAGGCGCCCCGGTCGCGAGCGCGAGACGAATCGCGCCAGTCTTGCCGCGGTACATGCGACCATCGGGGCTTCTCGTGCCCTCGGGAAAAACCCCGAGTGCGTGCTCGCCTTCAAGCACGGCAATCCCCGCGTTCAGCGCCGCGCTCGCGCCTGCCTGCCCCGAACGGTCCACGGGGATGACATTGACAGACCGCATGAGCCACGCGAAAAACTTTCCCGGCAGTCCCTTGCCTTTAAAAAGAGCGTCTTTGCCGAGCCAGTGAATCTCGCGCGGAATCATGCACGGCACAACATAGGTTTCAAACGCGGAGACATGATTGCAGGCCATGATCATTCGCCCCGAGGACGGAACGTTTTCGAGGCCCGAGACTGTCGGGCGCCACACGATTGTCAGGAGGAATTTCACGATGGGCTGCAAGGCGGAATAGAGATGCACGGGGACAACCTTATAGGGCAGCGACCAGCGTGAGAGAACGAACGCGCCACGACGGCCTGCCAAGGAGGCCCAATCCATCGAAGGCGCGTACACTCGACTTCAGCGCCGCCTAGCAGTCAAGGAGCATTCCCCCGTGTCACGCGAGTTCGAAACACCTCAGATCGCTGAGTCGAAACCCGACGAAAACATCACTGATTTCCTCCTTCTACGCCGCACCAAGTACGCCGACATTCCCCTGTGGGAGCGTCAGCTCACCCCCGGCACGTGGTCGCCCATGTACGCACCCGAATTCATCACGCTCGTGAAGCGTCTCGCGCAAGGGCTTATCAACGAAGGCGTCCAGCCAGGCGACCGAGTTGCGATCATGTCTCGCACGCGCTTCGAATGGGTACTCATCGACTGGGCATTGTGGTTCACCGGGGCGATCAGCGTACCGATCTATGAAACGTCCTCCCCCGGGCAAATCGAATGGATTGCCTCTGACTCCGGTGCACGCTTCATTTTTTGCGAAAACGCCGGCCATGCGCAGGATATCGACGAAGTTCGCCCTTCGCTCTCGGACCTCGAGCAGGTGTGGGTCATCGAAGAGGGCATCATCGAGCAGCTCTCCGTTGCCGAGAGCGACGTTGACGACGAGGCTGTCGAAAAGGCTCGCACGAGCCGCCACAAAACCGACACCGCGACAATCGTCTACACCTCCGGCACGACCGGCCGGCCCAAGGGCGTGGAGCTCACGCACGCAAACTTCATGGATCAGTCCCTCAACGCAGTGGGCCTTCTGGGTGAGGCGGTTATGCCCCCTGGCTCGCGCCTGCTGATGTTCCTTCCGCTCGCGCACGTGTTCGCACGCGACATCACGTTCATCACCATCGTGTGCGGGTGCACGACAGGTTTCTCCCCCGATGCGAAGCACCTCCTCGACGATCTCGCCTCGTTCAAGCCCACTTCCCTGCTCGCAGTCCCTCGCGTGTTCGAAAAGGTCTACAACGGTGCCGAGCAAAAAGCTGTTGGCGACGGTAAGGGCAAGATCTTCCGCCGTGCCGTCGAGGTGGCCATCCAGTACTCGAAGGGCCTCGACACGGGCAAGATTCCCCTGCACGTGAAAGCCCAGTACAAGCTGTTCGACCCACTCGTGTACTCGAAGCTGCGCAATCTCATGGGTGGAAAGCTCACCTACGCAATCTCGGGTGGTGCACCACTTGGCGACCGCCTCCCCCACTTCTTCCGCGGCATCGGTGTCACGATCCTGGAAGGCTATGGCCTCACGGAAACGACCGCCCCCGTAGGCGTCAACAATCCGTGGAACGTGAAGGTCGGCACCGTCGGCCCCCCGTTCCCAGGCGCCAAAGTCAAGCTCAACGACAAGGGCGAGCTGCTCGTCAAGGGCGTCATGGTGTTCAAGGGGTATTGGAACAACCCCGAAGCAACAGCCCAGGCACTCCAGGATGGCTGGTTCAACACGGGCGACACCGCTACGATCGACGAAGACGGCTACATCACGATTACCGGCCGCTCGAAGGAGATCATCGTGACGGCGGGCGGCAAGAACGTCTCTCCCGCGCAGCTCGAGGACGTCGTGCGCCAGAGCCCGGTGGTGAGCCAGTGCATCGTTCTTGGTGACCAGAAACCCTTCGTCTCGGCAATCGTGACGCTCGACCGCGAGATGCTTCCACGGTGGCTGAAAAACAAGGGACTTGGCTCGGTTCCAATGGCCGAAGCGATTTCCCACGAAGATGTCATCGCCGAAGTCCAAAGGGTCGTCGACGAGGCTAATACTTCGGTCTCGCGCGCCGAGTCGATCCGCAAGTTCGAGATCATCGATGCGGATTTCACCGAGGAGAACGGCTACCTCACCCCGTCGTTCAAGCTCAAGCGCGCCGCCGTGGTCAAGGATTTCTCCGACGTCATCGACCGTATTTATACGAAGAAAAAGTAAGGCGGAAGCGCAATCGCTCACGTAGCGCAGCGAGCGTTTGAGGATCTCGGCCCCGAGCTGGTCGATGTCGAATTCGTCGTCGTCGACCTCGAAACAACCGGGACTAACGCTGATCTCGACGCGATCACGGAAATCGGCGCCGTTCGTGTGGTGGGCGGCGAGGTCGTCGAAGAATTTCAAACCTTCGTCAACCCCGAACGTCCTATCCCCGCGTATATCGCCGCGCTGACCGGTATTTCCGATCACATGGTGAGAGAGGCGCCCACGGCCGAAGCCGTCATCCCCGCGTTTCTCGAGTTCGCGCGTACCTCCGTGCTCGTTGCCCACAACGCGCGCTTCGACATCGGCTTCCTCAAGGCCGCGGCACTGAGGCTCGAGTACCGTTGGCCTCCCTTCGAGGTTGTTGACACTCTCGCTCTCGCCCGCAGGGTCTTTGGCCGCGACGAGGTGAAAAACCACAAGCTCTCAACGCTCGCAAGCACCGTGGGGGCGATCACAGTCCCGAACCACCGGGCACTTTCCGATGCGCGTGCGACAGTCGATGTGCTCCACGAAATCATCGCGCGCCTCTCCACGAGTGGAGCGAGTCACCTTTCCGATCTCACCACGAGCGGCAAGAAGGCGAGTCCCGCGCAGATTCGCAAACGACACCTCGCCGCCAATATTCCCCCTGTCCCCGGCGTCTACTCGTTTATCGATGCGCACGGCTCCGTGCTGTATATCGGGAAATCCGGCAACCTCCGCTCACGCGTCCGTACCTACTTTTCGCCGCACGAAACCAGGCGTGCCGTTCTCGACATCATCCCTGCGACCGAGCGCATCGACGTGGTGCAATGCTCGAGCGAATCCGAAGCCGCGGTGCGCGAAATGCGCGCGATCGCCCGCACGCGCCCTCTCGCGAACCGCCAGGGAGTGCGGCGATCGCTCGGCAATTGGTTGCGTGTGAATCAGGATGGTCTGCGCCTCGCGCGCAAAGTTCATGAAGAAACCGCCGTCCATGCCTATATCGGTCCGCTGCGCTCGCGCCACGATGTCGAACCAATTCGCTCGCTCGTCTACGCGGCCTTGGGCTCGGCGGTCGGGAGCGAGCAAACTCCCGGCTCTGAGGCGGGCCCGCTTGAGAGCGAGGGTCCGACGGTTGCCGAGGGACCGTCGGACCGCCTGTGCGAACACCCGGGCTTCCACGCGCGCATGCACCGAGCCCTCACCGAGGACCCACGCGATGTTTTCTCATATGCGGCGGCGAAGATGCGTGTCCTCGTGGAGCGCGGACTTTACGAAAACGCCGAAGCGCTCCGCTCCCGAGTGGAGCTCTTTACGCATGCGGCACGCCGCGCGGCGCGGCTGCGCTCCATCGCTGCCGTGCCGCTCATTGTCGCTGCTCGTAAGGTCGCCTGCCCGGGAGCAGAGGCAGATACGCCATGGCAGTGGGAGATTTTCGCGGTGCGCCACGGGCGTCTCGGGGCCACTCGCACGATGCCCGCGTGGATGGACCCGCTCTCTGCGGTCGCGGAGCTCTCACGCGAAAGCGAACCGGAAAGCGACCTGCGCGCGCCAATGTGCTTCGGCTATCACCACGAGGCCGAGCTCATCCTCGAGTGGCTCGCCGAACCGGGGATGAGGATCGTGCACGTTGAGGGCGAATGGTCGATGCCCGCAACAGCGCGCTTCACCCTCGAGGAATTTCAGCGCACGTTCACGCGCTCTGCGACGCCGTAACCCAGCGATCAAGCGCAGCCTGAGCGGCGCCGGAATCGAGTGATGCTTCTGCGCGCTTCACCGCGATACGCATGCGGTCCATGAAAGCAAGGCAGGCGTCGGAATCTTGTTCAAGTCCTTCGGCTGCGACGATGCCCGAAGCGGCATTGAGCACGACGGCATCGCGAACCGGCCCCGTTTTGCCCGCGAGAAGATCGCGCGCGACTTGCGCGTTATAGGAAGGATCGCCTCCTCGAAGTGCGTCGATGCTCGCACGTGAAAGTCCGAAATCCTCGGGCTTGACCACGTGTGTGGTGACGATACCGCCGTGGACTTCCCAGACATCGGATTCGACGGCGATACTCAACTCATCGAGACCGTCCCGGCCCCGCACGACGACAGCCGAAGCCCCGCGGTCGGCAAAAACTCCAGCGATCACGGGGGCCATCTCCTCAAAAGCAACCCCCACCGAATGTGCCCGAACGCCCGCGGGATTCGTGATGGGACCGAGAACGTTGAAGACCGTGGGGAGCTTGAGGCCGCCGCGTGCGGGAGCCGCGTGTTTCATCGAAGGGTGGAATACCTGCGCGAAGCAAAACGAAATTCCTGCTTCGTCAAGGACGCGTTGAACATGTGCAACGGGAAGGTCGAGACGCACGCCCAACGCTTCGAGAACGTCGGCGGAACCCGATTTCGAGCTCACGGCCCGATTGCCGTGTTTCG
The window above is part of the Dermabacter vaginalis genome. Proteins encoded here:
- a CDS encoding class II 3-deoxy-7-phosphoheptulonate synthase — encoded protein: MSYQNRNVAASFHPFELSESSAHLEALSSWREYPRIQQPTWPNEEERARVFDELRAAPPLVFAGEVDLLRTHLAKAARGEAFLLQGGDCAETFADSTADRIKNKVQTILQMAAILTYGASLPTIKMGRMAGQFAKPRSSDTETIDGVSLPSYRGDAVNGYEFTPESRVPDPSRLWKMYTTASQTLNLLRAFTGGGFADLRQVQAWNKGFVESDAYSKYVRVADDIERAVRFMEAIGVDFDPIRMVEFYSSHEALLLDYEEALARVDSRTGEIYGCSGHFLWIGERTRQLDGAHVHFMSQLRNPIGVKLGPNASVEDMLRLADVLDPEREAGRLTFVSRMGAAHVREKLPVLLEAAKSEGIEAVWVTDPMHGNTITSSNGYKTRRFDDIMDEVRGFFEAHWEVGTVPAGLHMELTGDDVTEVLGGSGELDEEGLQHRYETLVDPRLNHSQSLELAFLVADMLGNRPS
- the trpD gene encoding anthranilate phosphoribosyltransferase, giving the protein MGAMTDQEIYTWPALTTALTKGRDLTSDEAWWAMGQVMRGKVDPVPLAGFLVALQAKGAVVHEANALASSMLEHSTTITAPQGAVDIVGTGGDGAHTVNVSTMASLVIRGAGIPVAKHGNRAVSSKSGSADVLEALGVRLDLPVAHVQRVLDEAGISFCFAQVFHPSMKHAAPARGGLKLPTVFNVLGPITNPAGVRAHSVGVAFEEMAPVIAGVFADRGASAVVVRGRDGLDELSIAVESDVWEVHGGIVTTHVVKPEDFGLSRASIDALRGGDPSYNAQVARDLLAGKTGPVRDAVVLNAASGIVAAEGLEQDSDACLAFMDRMRIAVKRAEASLDSGAAQAALDRWVTASQSA
- a CDS encoding AMP-dependent synthetase/ligase, which encodes MSREFETPQIAESKPDENITDFLLLRRTKYADIPLWERQLTPGTWSPMYAPEFITLVKRLAQGLINEGVQPGDRVAIMSRTRFEWVLIDWALWFTGAISVPIYETSSPGQIEWIASDSGARFIFCENAGHAQDIDEVRPSLSDLEQVWVIEEGIIEQLSVAESDVDDEAVEKARTSRHKTDTATIVYTSGTTGRPKGVELTHANFMDQSLNAVGLLGEAVMPPGSRLLMFLPLAHVFARDITFITIVCGCTTGFSPDAKHLLDDLASFKPTSLLAVPRVFEKVYNGAEQKAVGDGKGKIFRRAVEVAIQYSKGLDTGKIPLHVKAQYKLFDPLVYSKLRNLMGGKLTYAISGGAPLGDRLPHFFRGIGVTILEGYGLTETTAPVGVNNPWNVKVGTVGPPFPGAKVKLNDKGELLVKGVMVFKGYWNNPEATAQALQDGWFNTGDTATIDEDGYITITGRSKEIIVTAGGKNVSPAQLEDVVRQSPVVSQCIVLGDQKPFVSAIVTLDREMLPRWLKNKGLGSVPMAEAISHEDVIAEVQRVVDEANTSVSRAESIRKFEIIDADFTEENGYLTPSFKLKRAAVVKDFSDVIDRIYTKKK
- a CDS encoding DEDD exonuclease domain-containing protein — translated: MAHVAQRAFEDLGPELVDVEFVVVDLETTGTNADLDAITEIGAVRVVGGEVVEEFQTFVNPERPIPAYIAALTGISDHMVREAPTAEAVIPAFLEFARTSVLVAHNARFDIGFLKAAALRLEYRWPPFEVVDTLALARRVFGRDEVKNHKLSTLASTVGAITVPNHRALSDARATVDVLHEIIARLSTSGASHLSDLTTSGKKASPAQIRKRHLAANIPPVPGVYSFIDAHGSVLYIGKSGNLRSRVRTYFSPHETRRAVLDIIPATERIDVVQCSSESEAAVREMRAIARTRPLANRQGVRRSLGNWLRVNQDGLRLARKVHEETAVHAYIGPLRSRHDVEPIRSLVYAALGSAVGSEQTPGSEAGPLESEGPTVAEGPSDRLCEHPGFHARMHRALTEDPRDVFSYAAAKMRVLVERGLYENAEALRSRVELFTHAARRAARLRSIAAVPLIVAARKVACPGAEADTPWQWEIFAVRHGRLGATRTMPAWMDPLSAVAELSRESEPESDLRAPMCFGYHHEAELILEWLAEPGMRIVHVEGEWSMPATARFTLEEFQRTFTRSATP
- a CDS encoding lysophospholipid acyltransferase family protein, with amino-acid sequence MHLYSALQPIVKFLLTIVWRPTVSGLENVPSSGRMIMACNHVSAFETYVVPCMIPREIHWLGKDALFKGKGLPGKFFAWLMRSVNVIPVDRSGQAGASAALNAGIAVLEGEHALGVFPEGTRSPDGRMYRGKTGAIRLALATGAPILPVAEIGAFEAQRSKKSILPKLGATLHTTIGPTLDMRAELTRLRGGVSSNAPASRDELRALAHILMEAIRDLSGQEYVDEYASEVKKSLKASRAKAHERV